One genomic segment of Zerene cesonia ecotype Mississippi chromosome 27, Zerene_cesonia_1.1, whole genome shotgun sequence includes these proteins:
- the LOC119837408 gene encoding prothoracicostatic peptides isoform X1, whose protein sequence is MRCCVAALWVSALATLAVATAEPSHDTPPQADNELQLSEDDKRAWASLHGGGGWGKRGWQDLNSAWGKRAWQDLNSPWGKRAWQDLNTAWGKRAWQDLNTAWGKRGWQDLNSAWGKRGWQDLNGAWGKRAWRDMSQIPWGKRAWQDLNTAWGKRGWQDMSSAWGKRGWQDMSSAWGKRTPDNWANLHGAWGKRSAEPDYEDYELYADRLAPLPQVESDHVLVEAPEKKAWSSLHGAWGKRPIKQAQYNSGAYYWKREPGWTNLRGMWGKRSAHWADDEHENTSGEEA, encoded by the exons ATGCGTTGCTGTGTGGCCGCGCTGTGGGTGTCAGCCCTCGCGACACTCGCTGTTGCCACCGCCGAGCCGTCTCACGATACTCCTCCACAG GCTGACAATGAATTGCAACTATCAGAGGACGACAAAAGAGCATGGGCCAGTCTACACGGGGGTGGCGGTTGGGGCAAACGGGGCTGGCAGGATCTGAACTCGGCTTGGGGTAAACGGGCCTGGCAGGACCTCAACTCGCCCTGGGGCAAGCGCGCTTGGCAGGATTTAAATACCGCTTGGGGCAAACGAGCATGGCAAGATTTGAACACTGCGTGGGGCAAACGCGGATGGCAGGATCTTAACTCCGCTTGGGGCAAAAGGGGGTGGCAAGACTTGAATGGGGCGTGGGGAAAGCGCGCGTGGAGGGATATGTCGCAGATCCCTTGGGGCAAACGGGCGTGGCAAGACCTTAATACCGCATGGGGCAAACGGGGCTGGCAGGACATGAGCTCGGCTTGGGGCAAGCGTGGCTGGCAAGACATGAGCTCCGCTTGGGGCAAGAGGACTcct GACAACTGGGCCAATCTGCACGGCGCGTGGGGCAAGAGGTCGGCCGAGCCTGATTACGAGGATTACGAGCTTTATGCTGACCGACTCGCGCCACTACCAcaa GTTGAATCGGATCACGTGCTAGTAGAGGCTCCGGAGAAGAAAGCGTGGTCGTCACTACACGGGGCCTGGGGCAAGAGACCGATCAAACAAGCGCAGTACAACAGCG GAGCATATTACTGGAAACGCGAGCCCGGCTGGACCAACCTGAGGGGCATGTGGGGAAAGAGATCGGCCCACTGGGCGGACGACGAGCATG AGAACACGAGTGGTGAGGAGGCCTAG
- the LOC119837408 gene encoding prothoracicostatic peptide isoform X2, with product MRCCVAALWVSALATLAVATAEPSHDTPPQADNELQLSEDDKRAWASLHGGGGWGKRGWQDLNSAWGKRAWQDLNSPWGKRAWQDLNTAWGKRAWQDLNTAWGKRGWQDLNSAWGKRGWQDLNGAWGKRAWRDMSQIPWGKRAWQDLNTAWGKRGWQDMSSAWGKRGWQDMSSAWGKRTPDNWANLHGAWGKRSAEPDYEDYELYADRLAPLPQVESDHVLVEAPEKKAWSSLHGAWGKRPIKQAQYNSENTSGEEA from the exons ATGCGTTGCTGTGTGGCCGCGCTGTGGGTGTCAGCCCTCGCGACACTCGCTGTTGCCACCGCCGAGCCGTCTCACGATACTCCTCCACAG GCTGACAATGAATTGCAACTATCAGAGGACGACAAAAGAGCATGGGCCAGTCTACACGGGGGTGGCGGTTGGGGCAAACGGGGCTGGCAGGATCTGAACTCGGCTTGGGGTAAACGGGCCTGGCAGGACCTCAACTCGCCCTGGGGCAAGCGCGCTTGGCAGGATTTAAATACCGCTTGGGGCAAACGAGCATGGCAAGATTTGAACACTGCGTGGGGCAAACGCGGATGGCAGGATCTTAACTCCGCTTGGGGCAAAAGGGGGTGGCAAGACTTGAATGGGGCGTGGGGAAAGCGCGCGTGGAGGGATATGTCGCAGATCCCTTGGGGCAAACGGGCGTGGCAAGACCTTAATACCGCATGGGGCAAACGGGGCTGGCAGGACATGAGCTCGGCTTGGGGCAAGCGTGGCTGGCAAGACATGAGCTCCGCTTGGGGCAAGAGGACTcct GACAACTGGGCCAATCTGCACGGCGCGTGGGGCAAGAGGTCGGCCGAGCCTGATTACGAGGATTACGAGCTTTATGCTGACCGACTCGCGCCACTACCAcaa GTTGAATCGGATCACGTGCTAGTAGAGGCTCCGGAGAAGAAAGCGTGGTCGTCACTACACGGGGCCTGGGGCAAGAGACCGATCAAACAAGCGCAGTACAACAGCG AGAACACGAGTGGTGAGGAGGCCTAG